The following are from one region of the Littorina saxatilis isolate snail1 linkage group LG2, US_GU_Lsax_2.0, whole genome shotgun sequence genome:
- the LOC138955732 gene encoding probable G-protein coupled receptor B0563.6: MPRSSTYIYMATLSVTDSLVQVTNILFLVSKFPGHEVMVKGTCGLIFFLLYFSLHSNVVVMITMTAERYLAIRFPLKAMRWFTARRAKQAVAGVLLLTLLLNAHHLVIRRMTWNDYLKEDTCTLTGSSQQIHTYGLVWPWIDGSIYCFIPFISLVVFNVLIVKHMRQSRKFRWSNTRQSSDHSTRQGDPNRQITMMLLMVTCAFLVLVGPVATMLLVERYLWIRTSPREKAVYHLVRTILNNLSYTNHAINFLLYCLSGNRFRQEFIQLFCTRSSCRSSREEQQQRRENSLNADRTSPLVSLTHSLTSYTFTDQSVPSLNGGTPGTFSHI; the protein is encoded by the exons ATGCCACGATCCTCGACCTACATTTACATGGCGACCTTGTCAGTGACGGACAGCCTGGTGCAGGTGACCAACATCCTGTTCCTGGTGAGCAAGTTCCCTGGCCACGAGGTGATGGTCAAGGGTACCTGTGGcctcatcttcttcctcctctacTTCTCCCTGCATTCCAACGTGGTTGTCATGATCACCATGACCGCAGAGCGCTACCTTGCCATCCG GTTCCCCCTGAAAGCGATGAGATGGTTCACGGCGAGGCGAGCCAAGCAGGCGGTGGCGGGAGTCCTGCTGCTGACTCTGCTGCTGAACGCCCATCACCTCGTCATCCGCCGCATGACCTGGAACGACTACCTCAAGGAGGACACCTGCACGCTGACCGGATCTTCACAGCAA ATACACACATACGGGCTGGTGTGGCCGTGGATAGACGGGTCTATCTACTGTTTTATCCCCTTCATCAGCCTGGTGGTGTTCAACGTTCTGATCGTAAAACACATGAGGCAGTCACGCAAGTTCCGATGGTCCAACACACGGCAGAGTTCGGACCACTCTACTAGACAG GGGGATCCGAACCGTCAAATCACCATGATGTTGCTAATGGTGACCTGTGCCTTCCTGGTGCTTGTGGGCCCAGTGGCCACCATGCTGTTAGTGGAGCGGTATTTGTGGATTCGAACCTCGCCTCGCGAGAAGGCGGTGTACCATCTGGTGCGCACCATCCTCAACAATCTCTCCTACACCAACCACGCCATCAACTTTCTGCTCTACTGTCTCAG TGGCAACCGATTCCGACAAGAATTCATCCAACTGTTTTGCACGCGCAGTTCCTGTCGTTCCAGTCGGGAGGAGCAgcaacagcgacgagagaacaGTCTGAACGCAGATAGAACTTCTCCTTTAGTTTCTCTAACTCACTCTTTAACATCCTACACATTCACGGATCAGTCTGTTCCATCTTTAAACGGGGGAACACCAGGGACATTCTCACACATCTGA